CCGATCATAAGCAGTGCGATGACGGAACCGCCCATATCGGGCCGAAGGCGGGAAAATGTGGCCAGTACGAGATTCACGGCATTGAGCATCAACTCGATGGACATGTAGATGACAAAAACGTTTCTGCGGCTTGCGACCCCGACGAACCCGATGCAAAAAAGCGAGGTGGCAAGCGCGAAAAAGGTTTCAGGTGCGAAGATCATAAGCCTGCTCCTTCTTCCCGATGATAATCGCGCCGACC
This genomic interval from Hydrogenimonas urashimensis contains the following:
- the nuoK gene encoding NADH-quinone oxidoreductase subunit NuoK, translating into MIFAPETFFALATSLFCIGFVGVASRRNVFVIYMSIELMLNAVNLVLATFSRLRPDMGGSVIALLMIGVIAAEAALFLAMIVQLYRKKRSVDSDAFADLAHRRWS